The following coding sequences lie in one Corynebacterium humireducens NBRC 106098 = DSM 45392 genomic window:
- a CDS encoding HNH endonuclease family protein, with the protein MRPFLIYLLLLSLATLLAATVTSLPRPPLTEPGLPDLAATLPHVGQVPQRPRVLGYERTEFGPGWAATEGCTVREAMLLSAGATLHDCRVTAGIARDPFTGEELDLREGVEIDHLMPLSAAWDLGAHRWSAAQRQAFANDPLNLVVTSRAANQRKSDLLPAAWQPADRRARCWYARRLAVVAATYGLPLPAADVASMTRTCRMDVVTRHWLGWSVDL; encoded by the coding sequence GTGAGGCCCTTCCTTATCTATCTGCTCCTGCTGTCCCTGGCGACGCTGCTCGCCGCCACCGTCACCTCCCTCCCCCGTCCCCCGCTCACCGAACCCGGACTCCCTGACCTCGCGGCGACCCTTCCCCACGTCGGGCAGGTGCCGCAGCGCCCCCGCGTCCTGGGCTACGAACGCACGGAGTTCGGCCCCGGGTGGGCCGCCACCGAGGGATGCACCGTCCGCGAGGCGATGCTCCTCTCGGCCGGCGCCACCCTCCACGACTGCCGCGTCACCGCCGGGATCGCGCGGGACCCGTTCACCGGGGAGGAACTCGACCTGCGGGAGGGCGTCGAGATCGACCACCTGATGCCACTCTCCGCCGCCTGGGACCTCGGGGCCCACCGGTGGAGCGCCGCGCAGCGGCAGGCCTTCGCCAACGACCCGCTCAACCTGGTGGTCACCTCCCGGGCCGCGAACCAGCGGAAATCCGATCTGCTGCCCGCCGCCTGGCAGCCCGCGGACCGGCGCGCGCGGTGCTGGTACGCACGACGCCTGGCCGTCGTCGCCGCCACCTACGGCCTGCCCCTCCCGGCCGCCGACGTCGCCTCCATGACGCGCACCTGCCGAATGGACGTGGTCACGCGCCACTGGTTAGGGTGGTCCGTGGATCTCTGA
- the putP gene encoding sodium/proline symporter PutP: protein MTETTWFIIAIILYMALMLAIGYWSFTKTDKYDDYVLADRKLNPFVAAMSAGASDMSGWLLMGLPGALFVTGMSELWIAVGLLVGAWANWMWVAPRLRAYSEIANNSITLPSFFENRVHDKSRALRIVASLIIIFFFTFYVSSGMVSGGRYFEATFGGEYLNGMLIVAAVTVAYTFIGGFLAVSYTDAVQGMIMFASLIIVPVMALIALDNPSDIWTWAASNDYGPYTDGVGNPTYFNMIAGVSAAAIIGNLAWGLGYFGQPHIVVRFMALSSPAQAKTGRWIGIGWMLLCIVGATFTAMIGTVFFSQNPDIAVTDRFAFETIFLDMGRILFHPLIAGLVLTAVLAAIMSTMSSQLLVVSSSLIEDLYKIIAKRLPSEGVLINLSRTAVVVVAIIGAVLAINPSDTILGLVGFAWAGFGAAFGPLMLASLYWKRLNTAGALAGMITGAVVVFVWGNFYGDIIYEMVPGFIAATLALIGVSLATSPPPAKVQREFEQAAQLNTVFREDTDVDIEAAAAQVKKN, encoded by the coding sequence ATGACCGAGACAACGTGGTTCATCATCGCCATCATCCTCTACATGGCTCTGATGCTGGCGATCGGCTACTGGAGCTTCACCAAGACAGACAAATACGACGACTACGTCCTCGCGGACCGTAAGCTCAACCCCTTCGTGGCGGCGATGTCCGCCGGAGCCTCCGACATGTCCGGCTGGCTCCTCATGGGACTGCCCGGCGCGCTGTTCGTCACCGGCATGAGTGAGCTGTGGATCGCCGTCGGACTGCTCGTCGGCGCCTGGGCCAACTGGATGTGGGTCGCACCCCGCCTGCGCGCCTACTCCGAGATCGCCAACAACTCGATCACCCTGCCGAGCTTCTTCGAGAACCGCGTGCACGACAAGTCCCGTGCCCTGCGCATCGTCGCCTCGCTCATCATCATCTTCTTCTTCACCTTCTACGTGTCCTCCGGCATGGTCTCCGGCGGCCGCTACTTCGAGGCCACCTTCGGCGGCGAGTACCTCAACGGCATGCTCATCGTCGCGGCCGTCACCGTCGCCTACACCTTCATCGGCGGCTTCCTGGCCGTGTCCTACACCGACGCCGTCCAGGGCATGATCATGTTCGCCTCGCTCATCATCGTCCCCGTCATGGCGCTCATCGCCCTGGACAACCCCTCCGACATCTGGACCTGGGCCGCCTCCAACGACTACGGCCCCTACACCGACGGCGTGGGGAACCCGACCTACTTCAACATGATCGCCGGCGTCTCCGCCGCCGCCATCATCGGCAACCTCGCCTGGGGCCTGGGCTACTTCGGCCAGCCCCACATCGTCGTCCGCTTCATGGCCCTGTCCTCCCCCGCCCAGGCGAAGACCGGCCGCTGGATCGGCATCGGCTGGATGCTGCTGTGCATCGTCGGCGCCACCTTCACCGCCATGATCGGCACCGTCTTCTTCTCCCAGAACCCGGACATCGCCGTCACCGACCGCTTCGCCTTCGAGACGATCTTCCTCGACATGGGCCGCATCCTCTTCCACCCGCTCATCGCGGGCCTGGTCCTCACCGCCGTGCTGGCCGCCATCATGTCCACCATGTCCTCGCAGCTGCTCGTCGTCTCCTCCTCTCTCATCGAGGACCTGTACAAGATCATCGCCAAGCGCCTGCCCAGCGAGGGCGTGCTCATCAACCTCTCCCGTACCGCCGTCGTGGTCGTCGCCATCATCGGCGCGGTCCTGGCCATCAACCCCTCCGACACCATCCTCGGCCTGGTCGGCTTCGCCTGGGCCGGCTTCGGCGCCGCCTTCGGTCCGCTCATGCTGGCCTCCCTGTACTGGAAGCGTCTCAACACCGCCGGTGCCCTGGCCGGCATGATCACCGGTGCCGTCGTGGTGTTCGTCTGGGGCAACTTCTACGGCGACATCATCTACGAGATGGTCCCGGGCTTCATCGCCGCCACCCTCGCCCTCATCGGCGTCTCCCTGGCCACCTCCCCGCCGCCGGCGAAGGTCCAGCGCGAGTTCGAGCAGGCCGCACAGCTCAACACCGTGTTCCGTGAGGACACGGACGTCGACATCGAGGCCGCTGCCGCACAGGTGAAGAAGAACTAG
- a CDS encoding DEAD/DEAH box helicase — protein MPSFLLHGLWMPSGLHLWIEQVEGHRVVLPSSVPPEQFPPAARSLLDDRSYRHRLKVELRTPRGREVELRIPTSAYAPEHAVAVLSQLSFLLHPGAAATKAQRAAIAPDLMWLIQMNAGLTRFVQAGRVVPKLVFEDGQWWPHWQLASGLGERGWLAEMIAAAPGILTANNKAIEEIADHLVHWIAADLLQDLATSTRPYPWHDFADSLMNSTPLRRGGPGLLRAMNDWKDSITAIDLQMVFIVEEPPREDELAETSGDPEDATWPVRVQVRSGTDAPVPIRAEELDRSSVEKLRLAQRRAINIAEHLDPALRTRGPERHEERNGDWDVYLSTAEIVDFISGAVPRLQAAGFTVMLPKAWSAYETKARLETREVADAAGAATQKHFGLDKLVEYNWRLSVGDVELSDEEMDQLVRSKSGLIKLRGEWVMADQSALNRITSYMEELAETSRKRRCRELEKAAALAERARVAEQPGWEALVADVERRREEFNAEHAGHDGFGEVSIAELRQLALESMVEDPVEFTGSTWHTALLGGADALTTKAPERIALPDTVDAELREYQRRGVDWLYWMSRNNFGAVLADDMGLGKTLQLLSLLAIEIDRGEAAGPTLVVAPTSVVGNWAKEAARFVPSLRVMVHHGPDRYHGEELTERVAESDLVITSYGVVGRDFAEMGEQPWDRVVLDEAQAIKNSTTRASKAVRSLPSRHRVALTGTPVENRLSEMRSILDFCNPGVLGSASFFRNHFAKAIEREHDEQMTERLRLLTAPFILRRLKTDPAIIDDLPEKNEEIITVEMSTEQAALYTALVEDVQARLEQREGMARRGLVLATITRIKQICNHPAQYLGDGSPVTVRGRHRSGKVEELMRLLDEAIRTGQRMLIFTQYKAFGDILVPYLSERLGETVPFLHGGVTKTRRDQMVAEFQAPDGPRAMILSLKAGGTGLNLTAASMVVHMDRWWNPAVENQATDRAFRIGQQRDVAVYKMITAGTLEESIQDILDGKTELAGAVIGEGEGWITELGPEQLAQLMSYRGRDA, from the coding sequence ATGCCTTCTTTCCTCCTGCACGGTCTGTGGATGCCTTCCGGTCTCCACCTGTGGATCGAACAGGTGGAGGGCCACCGCGTCGTGCTGCCGTCCTCCGTGCCCCCGGAACAGTTCCCTCCGGCCGCCCGTTCGCTTCTCGACGACCGCTCCTACCGCCACCGCCTCAAGGTCGAGCTGCGCACCCCGCGGGGCCGCGAGGTGGAGCTGCGGATCCCCACCTCCGCCTACGCCCCCGAGCACGCCGTCGCGGTGCTCAGCCAGCTCTCCTTCCTGCTGCACCCCGGTGCGGCGGCGACAAAGGCGCAGCGTGCGGCCATCGCCCCCGACCTCATGTGGCTCATCCAGATGAACGCCGGGCTGACCCGTTTCGTGCAGGCCGGCCGCGTGGTGCCCAAGCTGGTGTTCGAGGACGGCCAGTGGTGGCCGCACTGGCAGCTGGCCTCCGGGCTGGGGGAGCGCGGCTGGCTGGCGGAGATGATCGCCGCCGCACCCGGCATCCTCACAGCCAACAACAAGGCGATCGAGGAGATCGCCGACCACCTCGTCCACTGGATCGCCGCGGACCTGCTGCAGGATCTGGCGACGAGCACCCGACCGTACCCGTGGCACGATTTCGCGGACTCGCTCATGAACTCCACCCCGCTGCGCCGCGGCGGCCCGGGGCTGCTGCGTGCGATGAACGACTGGAAGGACTCGATCACGGCGATCGACCTCCAGATGGTGTTCATCGTCGAGGAGCCCCCGCGCGAGGACGAGCTCGCCGAGACCTCCGGGGATCCGGAGGACGCGACCTGGCCGGTCCGGGTGCAGGTGCGCTCGGGCACGGACGCGCCGGTGCCGATCCGGGCGGAGGAGCTGGACCGGTCGAGCGTCGAGAAGCTCCGTCTCGCGCAGCGCCGCGCCATCAACATCGCCGAGCACCTGGACCCTGCCCTGCGGACCCGCGGGCCGGAACGGCACGAGGAACGCAACGGCGACTGGGACGTGTACCTGTCGACGGCGGAGATCGTCGACTTCATCTCCGGCGCCGTGCCGCGGCTGCAGGCGGCGGGTTTCACCGTCATGCTGCCGAAGGCGTGGTCGGCCTACGAGACGAAGGCGCGACTGGAGACCCGGGAGGTCGCCGACGCGGCCGGTGCGGCCACGCAGAAGCACTTCGGCCTGGACAAGCTCGTCGAGTACAACTGGCGCCTGTCCGTCGGCGACGTCGAGCTCAGCGACGAGGAGATGGACCAGCTCGTCCGCTCCAAGTCGGGCCTGATCAAGCTGCGCGGCGAGTGGGTCATGGCGGACCAGTCGGCGCTCAACAGGATCACCTCCTACATGGAGGAGCTCGCGGAGACCTCCCGCAAGCGGCGTTGCCGGGAACTGGAGAAGGCCGCGGCCCTGGCGGAACGGGCCCGCGTGGCGGAGCAGCCGGGCTGGGAGGCGCTCGTCGCCGACGTGGAGCGCCGCCGCGAGGAGTTCAACGCGGAGCACGCCGGCCACGACGGCTTCGGCGAGGTGAGCATCGCGGAGCTGCGGCAGCTGGCCCTGGAGTCCATGGTCGAGGACCCGGTCGAGTTCACCGGTTCCACCTGGCACACGGCGCTGCTCGGCGGGGCCGACGCGCTGACCACGAAGGCCCCGGAACGCATCGCGCTCCCCGACACCGTCGACGCGGAACTGCGCGAGTACCAGCGGCGCGGCGTCGACTGGCTGTACTGGATGTCCCGCAACAACTTCGGCGCGGTGCTCGCCGACGACATGGGCCTGGGGAAGACGCTTCAGCTGCTCTCCCTGCTGGCCATCGAGATCGACCGCGGGGAGGCGGCCGGGCCCACCCTGGTCGTCGCGCCGACGTCGGTGGTGGGCAACTGGGCGAAGGAGGCCGCCCGCTTCGTGCCCTCCCTGCGGGTCATGGTCCACCACGGGCCGGACCGCTACCACGGTGAGGAGCTGACCGAGCGGGTGGCGGAGTCCGACCTGGTCATCACGAGCTACGGCGTGGTGGGGCGCGACTTCGCCGAGATGGGGGAGCAGCCCTGGGACCGCGTCGTCCTCGATGAGGCGCAGGCCATCAAGAACTCCACCACCCGGGCCTCCAAGGCGGTGCGTTCCCTGCCGAGCCGCCACCGCGTCGCGCTCACCGGCACCCCGGTGGAGAACCGCCTCTCGGAGATGCGCTCCATCCTGGACTTCTGCAACCCGGGCGTGCTCGGTTCCGCGAGCTTCTTCCGCAACCACTTCGCCAAGGCCATCGAACGCGAGCACGACGAGCAGATGACCGAGCGTCTGCGTCTGCTCACCGCCCCGTTCATCCTGCGGCGCCTCAAGACGGACCCCGCGATCATCGACGATCTGCCGGAGAAGAACGAGGAGATCATCACCGTCGAGATGAGCACCGAGCAGGCGGCCCTGTACACCGCGCTCGTCGAGGACGTGCAGGCCCGCCTCGAGCAGCGCGAGGGCATGGCCCGCCGCGGCCTCGTGCTGGCCACGATCACGCGCATCAAGCAGATCTGCAATCACCCGGCGCAGTACCTCGGAGACGGCTCGCCCGTCACCGTCCGCGGCCGCCACCGCTCGGGCAAGGTCGAGGAGCTCATGAGGCTTCTCGACGAGGCCATCCGCACCGGCCAGCGCATGCTCATCTTCACCCAGTACAAGGCGTTCGGGGACATCCTCGTCCCCTACCTCTCGGAACGTCTCGGGGAGACGGTGCCCTTCCTCCACGGTGGCGTGACCAAGACGCGACGCGACCAGATGGTCGCCGAGTTCCAGGCCCCGGACGGGCCGCGCGCGATGATCCTCTCGCTCAAGGCCGGCGGCACGGGCCTCAACCTCACCGCCGCCAGCATGGTCGTGCACATGGACCGCTGGTGGAACCCGGCGGTGGAGAACCAGGCCACGGACCGGGCCTTCCGCATCGGCCAGCAGCGTGACGTGGCGGTGTACAAGATGATCACCGCCGGTACGCTGGAGGAGTCCATCCAGGACATCCTCGACGGCAAGACCGAGCTCGCCGGTGCCGTCATCGGCGAGGGCGAGGGCTGGATCACGGAGCTCGGGCCGGAGCAGCTGGCCCAGCTCATGAGTTACCGCGGGAGGGACGCGTAG
- a CDS encoding metallophosphoesterase family protein — protein MTPEPHSVTFLHTSDLQIGMTRWFLAGEAQARFDAARLNTLRRLGELALEHDAAFIVIAGDVFDSNSLSAQTMGRALEALRALPVPVYLLPGNHDPLVADSVFRLIDVEGVHLLGDSEVVEVAPGVELVGAPLLARTAATDLVRRALEGLEPTDAVRIMVGHGQAEARTHDARADLIDLAYVESRLADGTIDYLALGDTHSAQPVGTSGRVWFSGSPEVTDFRDHATAGGGETNSGKALVVTVSKGAAEVTEVPVGEWTFEALDRELMGEEDVAEFLATLDAYPHKDRTALKYGLRGTLTMTATRLLEEGLEARRPVFAALHERERLTDLHLEPGPEELASLGVTGFAAGALRELVDAAVDDPTARDAVNLFFRLARED, from the coding sequence ATGACCCCGGAACCCCACTCCGTCACCTTCCTCCACACCTCTGACCTGCAGATCGGCATGACCCGCTGGTTCCTGGCGGGCGAGGCGCAGGCGCGTTTCGACGCCGCCCGCCTCAACACCCTCCGCCGCCTGGGCGAGCTCGCGCTGGAGCACGACGCCGCCTTCATCGTCATCGCCGGCGACGTCTTCGACTCGAACTCCCTGTCCGCGCAGACGATGGGCCGCGCGCTCGAGGCCCTGCGGGCCCTGCCGGTGCCTGTTTACCTGCTGCCCGGCAACCATGATCCGCTGGTCGCGGACTCGGTGTTCCGGCTCATCGACGTCGAGGGGGTCCACCTCCTCGGGGACTCGGAGGTGGTGGAGGTCGCCCCGGGCGTGGAGCTGGTCGGCGCGCCGCTGCTGGCGCGGACCGCCGCCACGGACCTGGTCCGCCGCGCTCTGGAGGGGCTCGAGCCGACCGACGCCGTGCGCATCATGGTGGGCCACGGGCAGGCCGAGGCGCGGACCCACGACGCCCGCGCCGACCTCATCGACCTCGCCTACGTCGAGTCCCGCCTGGCCGACGGCACCATCGACTACCTCGCCCTCGGCGACACCCACTCGGCGCAGCCGGTGGGCACGAGCGGGCGGGTGTGGTTCTCGGGTTCCCCCGAGGTGACGGACTTCCGGGACCACGCCACCGCCGGCGGCGGGGAGACGAACTCCGGGAAGGCGCTGGTGGTCACCGTGTCCAAGGGTGCGGCCGAGGTGACGGAGGTGCCCGTCGGTGAGTGGACCTTCGAGGCCCTCGACCGGGAGCTCATGGGGGAGGAGGACGTCGCGGAGTTCCTCGCCACCCTCGACGCCTACCCGCACAAGGACCGCACCGCCCTCAAGTACGGTCTCCGTGGCACCCTGACGATGACCGCCACCCGCCTCCTCGAGGAGGGGCTGGAGGCCCGCCGCCCCGTCTTCGCGGCCCTCCACGAGCGTGAACGTCTCACCGACCTGCATCTGGAACCCGGCCCCGAGGAACTGGCGTCACTGGGGGTGACCGGCTTCGCCGCCGGAGCCCTCAGGGAGCTTGTCGACGCCGCCGTCGACGACCCCACCGCCCGCGACGCCGTCAACCTCTTCTTCCGTCTGGCCAGGGAGGACTAG
- a CDS encoding AAA family ATPase, whose product MRIHSLTLENFRGVERLELRDLPETGVIVIHGDNEQGKSTILDALDAVLNEKHGGRSRAVKAWQPVGRDDSPTVTLHATVGPVTFTIRKNWLRAPKAELRITAPQRGDYTGREAEDQLEEILSRHLDRELARTLFLRQDDLGDGIAAVGISSVTRALDGADDAESSGTEDTALSAAVEKEYERYFTAGGQARLELKEAREAFESAQTDQETAAAENAELAGHVDRFDRVTERQAQALADLPGAEAEEQELAERARVAAEAEERAGVLRRELQLATEALERAESAVTQRATLAAAVTDAEELLAERRAGLEAAQEEAGREATQLQELGERRTAAVQAQKDAAARLRTARRELRLVTDASRRADLTTQLASVRELNERIAQLRTATAGREITAADVDAVEEATTELTLARRLRAGAAARLEFTGPAGETLTVDGTELTLGDEPVSVELSDGTALLIGGITARYRAGHTAETGTDPVAAAEQTLTALLEELDLPDLAAVREAHDVHRRATEDLAALLRERTSLLGGAEEEQLVAELARLEEELADEDLPDLDVDAATRAVEEAEDAGEEAGRLLAEIDEALAPWQQRRAENALTALNVRIEAAEESLRQAQSALDSALAGASDEALGEAVREATRAREEALAQSRAADEEVAAADPQLAADLHEGAVVRLRSLHETVARSREDLAGLRSYIEQAQGAAERLDKAESALEAARHRLDSVTRRAEAVQLLRETLQRHRAEARARYARPFAEQLTLLARPVFGTDVEFTLSDQLEVSQRSDADGTVPLADLSGGAKEQLAILTRFAIAHLTSRESEDGQVPVPVIIDDALGSTDPTRLQRMSTLFSRMGDSGQVIVLTCVPQRYERVGGRTEYAIEDLKSSTTLL is encoded by the coding sequence ATGCGTATCCATTCCCTCACCCTGGAGAACTTCCGCGGCGTCGAGAGGCTCGAGCTGCGGGACCTGCCGGAGACCGGCGTCATCGTCATCCACGGCGACAACGAACAGGGCAAGTCGACCATCCTCGACGCCCTCGACGCGGTGCTCAACGAGAAGCACGGCGGCCGTTCCCGCGCCGTGAAGGCCTGGCAGCCCGTCGGGCGTGACGATTCCCCGACGGTGACGCTGCACGCCACGGTCGGGCCGGTGACGTTCACCATCCGCAAGAACTGGCTGCGCGCCCCCAAGGCGGAGCTGCGCATCACCGCCCCGCAGCGGGGCGACTACACCGGCCGGGAGGCCGAGGACCAGCTCGAGGAGATCCTCTCCCGCCACCTGGACCGTGAGCTGGCCCGCACCCTCTTCCTGCGGCAGGACGACCTCGGCGACGGGATTGCCGCGGTGGGCATCTCCTCGGTGACGAGGGCCCTCGACGGCGCCGACGACGCCGAGAGCTCCGGCACGGAGGACACGGCGTTGAGCGCGGCCGTCGAGAAGGAGTACGAACGCTACTTCACCGCCGGCGGGCAGGCGCGGCTGGAACTCAAGGAGGCCCGCGAGGCCTTCGAGAGCGCGCAGACCGACCAGGAGACGGCCGCCGCCGAGAACGCCGAACTGGCGGGGCACGTCGACCGTTTCGACAGGGTGACCGAGCGGCAGGCGCAGGCCCTCGCGGACCTGCCCGGTGCGGAGGCCGAGGAGCAGGAACTCGCCGAGCGGGCGCGCGTCGCCGCCGAGGCCGAGGAACGCGCCGGGGTGCTGCGCCGCGAACTGCAGTTGGCCACCGAGGCGCTGGAGCGCGCCGAGTCCGCCGTGACGCAGCGCGCCACCCTCGCCGCCGCCGTCACCGACGCGGAGGAGCTGCTCGCCGAACGCCGCGCAGGCCTGGAGGCCGCGCAGGAGGAGGCCGGCCGGGAGGCCACCCAGCTGCAGGAGCTGGGGGAGAGGCGCACCGCGGCGGTGCAGGCGCAGAAGGACGCCGCCGCACGTCTGCGCACCGCGCGCCGGGAGCTGCGGCTGGTCACCGATGCTTCCCGACGCGCCGACCTCACCACCCAGCTCGCCTCCGTCCGCGAGCTCAACGAGAGGATCGCCCAGCTGCGGACGGCCACCGCCGGACGGGAGATCACCGCGGCGGACGTCGACGCCGTCGAGGAGGCCACCACCGAACTCACCCTCGCCCGCCGCCTGCGCGCCGGGGCGGCGGCCCGTCTGGAGTTCACCGGCCCGGCCGGGGAGACCCTCACGGTCGACGGCACGGAGCTGACGCTCGGCGATGAACCCGTGTCGGTGGAACTGTCCGACGGCACCGCACTGCTCATCGGCGGGATCACCGCCCGCTACCGCGCCGGGCACACCGCGGAGACGGGCACCGACCCGGTCGCGGCGGCCGAGCAGACCCTCACCGCGCTGCTGGAGGAGCTCGACCTCCCCGACCTCGCGGCCGTCCGTGAGGCCCACGACGTCCACCGGCGCGCCACGGAGGACCTCGCGGCGCTGCTGCGGGAGCGCACCAGCCTGCTCGGCGGGGCGGAGGAGGAGCAGCTCGTCGCCGAGCTCGCCCGCCTCGAGGAGGAACTGGCGGACGAGGACCTCCCTGACCTCGACGTCGACGCCGCCACCCGTGCCGTGGAGGAGGCGGAAGACGCCGGCGAGGAGGCCGGCCGCCTGCTTGCCGAGATCGACGAGGCACTCGCCCCCTGGCAGCAGCGCCGCGCCGAGAACGCCCTCACCGCGCTCAACGTCCGCATCGAGGCGGCGGAGGAGTCCCTCCGCCAGGCGCAGTCCGCCCTCGACAGCGCACTTGCCGGGGCCTCTGACGAGGCGCTAGGGGAGGCCGTCCGGGAGGCGACGCGGGCCCGCGAGGAGGCGCTCGCGCAGTCCCGCGCGGCGGATGAGGAGGTCGCCGCCGCCGACCCGCAGCTGGCCGCCGACCTGCACGAGGGGGCGGTGGTCCGACTGCGTTCGCTGCACGAGACCGTCGCCCGGTCCCGGGAGGACCTGGCCGGCCTGCGGAGCTACATCGAGCAGGCCCAGGGGGCGGCGGAACGCCTGGACAAGGCGGAGTCCGCGCTGGAGGCCGCCCGCCACCGGCTCGACTCCGTCACCCGCCGCGCCGAGGCCGTGCAGCTGCTGCGCGAGACCCTGCAGCGGCACCGTGCCGAGGCCCGCGCCCGCTACGCCCGCCCCTTCGCGGAGCAGCTCACCCTGCTGGCGCGGCCGGTGTTCGGCACGGACGTGGAGTTCACGCTCTCCGACCAGCTGGAGGTCAGCCAGCGCAGCGACGCCGACGGCACCGTCCCGCTGGCGGACCTGTCGGGTGGTGCCAAGGAGCAGCTGGCGATCCTCACCCGGTTCGCCATCGCCCACCTCACCTCCCGGGAGTCGGAGGACGGTCAGGTGCCGGTGCCGGTCATCATCGACGACGCCCTCGGCTCCACCGACCCGACCCGCCTGCAGCGGATGTCCACGCTGTTCTCCCGGATGGGCGACTCCGGCCAGGTCATCGTGCTCACCTGCGTGCCGCAGCGTTATGAGCGGGTCGGCGGGCGGACCGAGTACGCGATCGAGGACCTGAAGTCGTCGACGACGTTGCTGTAG
- a CDS encoding IS5 family transposase encodes MPTVPPSARHDLTDAEWDLLVPLLPAPSRRGRPRTWDLRSLVNGIFFRIRTGCPWRDVHERYGPWWRVHDLFARLRANGVWENVHTRLLTHAQEKGKLSWEVSVDSTTTRGHIHAAGARKDSPLRHPGEPDHHGFGRSRGGWSTKIHVAIDADCGVLSFAITPGQAGDGPQMVRVLEKIRVPSATRGRPRKRPERVLADKAYSSRANRAWLRARGIKATISQPKDQVANRRRRGSAGGRPPAFDAVAYQRRNAVERGINRIKQHRGCATRFDKLAVHFEATVQLANIRYWLKRLS; translated from the coding sequence TTGCCTACTGTACCGCCCTCAGCACGCCATGACCTCACCGACGCTGAATGGGACCTGCTTGTCCCACTGCTACCGGCCCCGTCACGGCGGGGACGCCCCCGCACCTGGGACCTACGGTCCCTGGTCAACGGCATCTTCTTTCGCATCCGCACCGGCTGCCCGTGGCGCGACGTCCATGAGCGCTACGGCCCCTGGTGGCGGGTCCACGATCTGTTCGCCCGGCTGCGGGCCAACGGAGTATGGGAGAACGTGCACACCCGGCTGCTCACCCACGCCCAGGAGAAAGGAAAACTCTCCTGGGAGGTCAGCGTGGATTCCACAACCACCCGTGGACATATCCACGCCGCGGGTGCACGGAAAGACAGCCCCCTCCGCCACCCGGGGGAGCCGGATCATCATGGGTTCGGCCGCTCGCGGGGCGGGTGGTCGACCAAGATCCATGTGGCCATTGACGCTGACTGCGGGGTGCTGTCCTTTGCGATCACCCCAGGTCAAGCCGGTGATGGTCCACAGATGGTGCGGGTACTGGAGAAAATCCGGGTGCCGTCCGCCACGCGTGGTCGGCCGCGGAAACGACCCGAGCGGGTGTTGGCGGACAAGGCGTATTCCTCACGGGCGAACCGGGCGTGGTTGCGGGCGCGGGGGATCAAGGCGACGATCTCCCAGCCGAAGGACCAGGTCGCCAACCGTCGGCGCAGGGGGTCGGCCGGTGGCCGACCCCCTGCCTTCGATGCCGTGGCTTACCAGCGGCGTAATGCCGTGGAGCGGGGTATCAACCGGATCAAGCAGCATCGTGGGTGTGCCACGCGTTTCGACAAGTTAGCGGTGCATTTCGAGGCCACGGTGCAGTTGGCGAATATCCGCTACTGGCTGAAACGACTTTCGTAA
- a CDS encoding YceI family protein: MTNLNGTWILDTAHTTIAFVARHAMVTKVRGTFDEFEGSVTFDEANPAASVAKAVIKTASVNTNNADRDGHVRGEDFFAVEQYPEMTFESTSFDMQGHSGTVTGNLTLKGVTKPVTLDVEVFGVEEDPFGNTRVGFEASTKINRKDFGVDFQAPLGSGGVLVSEQITIEIDGSGIKQA; the protein is encoded by the coding sequence ATGACCAACCTCAACGGAACCTGGATCCTGGACACCGCCCACACCACCATCGCCTTCGTCGCCCGCCACGCCATGGTCACCAAGGTCCGCGGCACCTTCGACGAGTTCGAGGGTTCCGTCACCTTCGACGAGGCCAACCCGGCCGCCTCCGTCGCCAAGGCCGTCATCAAGACCGCCTCCGTGAACACCAACAACGCCGACCGCGACGGCCACGTCCGCGGCGAGGACTTCTTCGCCGTCGAGCAGTACCCGGAGATGACCTTCGAGTCCACCTCCTTCGACATGCAGGGCCACTCCGGCACCGTCACCGGCAACCTCACCCTCAAGGGCGTGACCAAGCCGGTCACCCTGGATGTCGAGGTCTTCGGCGTCGAGGAGGACCCGTTCGGCAACACCCGCGTCGGCTTCGAGGCCTCCACCAAGATCAACCGCAAGGACTTCGGCGTCGACTTCCAGGCCCCGCTGGGCTCCGGCGGCGTCCTCGTCTCCGAGCAGATCACCATCGAGATCGACGGCTCCGGCATCAAGCAGGCCTAG